In Shouchella patagoniensis, the following are encoded in one genomic region:
- the atpF gene encoding F0F1 ATP synthase subunit B encodes MDIYWGTALYQLAAFAVLLLLLSRFALKPLLGVMQKRQDMINEQIDSAERNRKEAEKMIEEQREEMKAARVEARELVENAKKAGEQQGQEIVRASKEEAARVHQQALAEIQNEKEQAVIALREQVASLSVLIAQKVIEKELDASEQDKLVQEYLKQAGEEL; translated from the coding sequence ATGGATATTTATTGGGGAACGGCGCTCTACCAATTAGCAGCGTTCGCTGTATTACTTTTATTATTAAGTAGATTTGCTTTAAAGCCACTTCTCGGCGTTATGCAAAAACGTCAAGATATGATCAACGAACAAATCGATTCTGCTGAACGCAACCGTAAAGAAGCGGAAAAAATGATTGAAGAACAGCGTGAAGAGATGAAAGCTGCTCGCGTTGAAGCAAGAGAATTGGTTGAAAATGCTAAGAAAGCTGGCGAACAGCAAGGTCAAGAAATTGTCCGTGCCTCTAAAGAGGAAGCTGCTCGTGTTCATCAGCAAGCATTGGCTGAAATTCAAAATGAAAAAGAACAAGCTGTTATTGCTCTTCGCGAACAGGTTGCTTCTCTATCTGTATTGATTGCGCAAAAAGTGATTGAGAAAGAACTTGATGCAAGCGAGCAGGATAAGCTTGTCCAAGAGTACCTTAAACAAGCGGGCGAAGAGCTATGA
- the atpE gene encoding F0F1 ATP synthase subunit C translates to MMDAVGYTHLAAGLAAGFAAIGGAIGVAIIVKAVLEGVARQPEQRGTLQTLMFIGVPLAEAVPIIAIVVSLLLLFVV, encoded by the coding sequence ATGATGGATGCAGTTGGTTATACACATCTAGCAGCAGGTTTAGCAGCAGGTTTTGCTGCCATTGGAGGCGCAATTGGCGTTGCCATTATCGTTAAAGCAGTACTAGAAGGGGTTGCACGTCAACCAGAACAACGTGGTACGCTACAGACATTAATGTTTATTGGTGTTCCTTTAGCGGAGGCAGTTCCGATTATCGCCATAGTTGTTTCTTTACTACTTCTATTTGTAGTTTAA
- the atpB gene encoding F0F1 ATP synthase subunit A: MLGHESMIWEVFGLRFNGTTIVTTTIAMLIVFVITVIGARKLAMRPTGLQNFIEWVLDFVRGIIKANMDWKLGGRFIVLAYALLFYVFVANMMGIPFELVKGDHEVIWKSPTSDPLLALTMAGFVVILTHIYGLKITGLSAYAKGFVTPKWFLLPFKIIEEISNFLTLGMRLYGNIFAKEILMILIVMLGTSGLLWGAFAFMPLMVWQAFSIFIGSIQAYIFAMLAMVYMSHKVEQH; this comes from the coding sequence ATGCTCGGTCATGAAAGTATGATTTGGGAAGTCTTTGGGCTTCGGTTTAATGGAACCACTATTGTTACTACAACTATAGCTATGCTTATCGTCTTTGTAATTACTGTAATTGGTGCTAGGAAACTTGCAATGCGACCCACTGGATTACAAAACTTTATAGAATGGGTCTTGGATTTTGTTAGAGGGATTATCAAAGCTAACATGGATTGGAAATTAGGCGGACGTTTTATTGTTTTAGCCTATGCTCTTTTATTCTATGTATTTGTTGCGAACATGATGGGGATTCCTTTCGAGTTAGTGAAAGGTGATCACGAAGTCATTTGGAAGTCACCAACTTCTGATCCTTTATTAGCTCTAACTATGGCTGGTTTTGTTGTAATTTTAACCCATATATATGGTCTTAAAATCACCGGGTTGAGTGCGTATGCTAAAGGATTCGTAACACCAAAATGGTTTTTATTGCCTTTCAAGATTATAGAAGAAATATCCAATTTCTTGACACTTGGAATGCGATTATACGGTAATATCTTTGCAAAAGAGATATTAATGATTCTAATCGTTATGCTAGGAACGAGTGGTCTGTTATGGGGAGCATTTGCATTCATGCCTTTAATGGTATGGCAAGCTTTTAGTATTTTTATCGGATCAATTCAAGCATACATTTTTGCGATGTTAGCTATGGTTTATATGTCGCATAAAGTTGAACAACATTAA
- a CDS encoding ATP synthase subunit I, whose amino-acid sequence MSEKASSHLVMKSKMKFYFLIAVLTVTVLLIGFFITPFQSIFLGLILGFSISFLNLWTTYRNAHIIGGIHAPSKWPSMIIASLGFVFRIFLVITAVWVAIQYPERFHILSVVIGLGLMYAIMMLDMIVKSFKAKEVK is encoded by the coding sequence ATGTCCGAAAAGGCGAGCAGCCATCTTGTAATGAAATCAAAAATGAAGTTTTATTTTTTGATTGCGGTTCTAACGGTCACGGTGTTATTAATAGGATTTTTTATCACACCTTTCCAATCAATTTTCCTCGGTTTAATTCTAGGCTTTTCAATCAGTTTTTTGAATTTATGGACAACCTATCGTAATGCACACATCATCGGCGGAATTCACGCACCATCTAAATGGCCCTCTATGATTATTGCAAGCTTGGGGTTTGTATTTAGAATTTTCCTTGTCATCACAGCCGTTTGGGTCGCCATTCAATATCCAGAACGATTCCACATTCTATCAGTGGTGATTGGTCTGGGGTTGATGTATGCCATTATGATGTTGGATATGATAGTAAAAAGCTTTAAGGCGAAAGAGGTGAAATAA
- a CDS encoding AtpZ/AtpI family protein, with the protein MSKPGKNPMRAFMLVSTITSCVLGGTVGGLFLGLWLDKLFGVEPLFLVSCLLFGLFMSTYSISKIVQPFLGDDD; encoded by the coding sequence TTGTCAAAACCAGGAAAGAATCCAATGCGGGCTTTTATGCTGGTTTCAACTATTACGTCCTGTGTACTTGGAGGTACAGTCGGAGGCTTGTTCCTTGGTTTGTGGCTCGATAAATTGTTTGGGGTAGAACCGTTATTTTTAGTTAGTTGTTTGTTGTTCGGTCTGTTTATGAGCACTTATAGCATCTCCAAAATAGTTCAGCCCTTTTTAGGAGACGATGACTAA
- a CDS encoding S8 family serine peptidase, whose amino-acid sequence MKHVRGCVMLLIVIFMATVQGTGFALADKTEGTSEVSVDEGTGRRVVIVSVAGDVDEAANLVEETIESASIRRLYKEVYGGFSLDLLEEDIPLLKQLSVISRVDDVAIYQPSLEGSIPFIGVGKGLMRSDGTTEKGLTGKGVKVGIIDTGLDYEHPDLRANYKGGYDIIDEDDDPMETKVKQGEPTLHGTHVAGIIAANGRIKGVAPEAEIYAYRALGPGGQGTTEQVLEAIEKAVTDQVDVLNLSLGNTVNGPDWPTSLALDRAVDKGVVAVTSSGNSGPNMWTVGSPGTSSKAISVGASLPPVEIPYITFQHNKEKKIELTPLIGSVPWKLKREMDIIDVGHGLVTDYKDVNVKGKIVLAKRGRSTFAEKMNIANKAGAKGVLIYNNLDGSFAGGLLDPVDIVGASISKEDGEWLLEQMKSTKKAAQIATQYAQKQDLIAPFSSRGPVTETWEVKPDLVAPGVAIQSTVPKGYLGLNGTSMASPHVAGAAALVLEKHPDWSPEQVKAALMNSSKQLSNEQGSLYLPHEQGAGRLQVDKALEAKSLVYPSSLTFGTWDKKASQTKRELQVTVENTDDKKQTFHIEPPIGELDGIEWEAPEDVVVEAHGKKQITLVAEINPGLLQNGLHAGTVYVKNDTEEIHIPYVLFMEEPNYPRVMAFQFAHSDQKNGYYYEYYLPAGAEESGIVLYDPDTFQYVESLIENERSERGMVSGELQDLKVKPGRYKALIYARSEGAEDTIETMIDIGEEFLPPPK is encoded by the coding sequence ATGAAACATGTGCGCGGCTGCGTTATGCTGCTTATCGTAATCTTTATGGCGACCGTGCAAGGGACAGGGTTTGCACTCGCAGATAAAACCGAAGGAACTAGTGAAGTAAGTGTAGACGAAGGCACGGGAAGACGCGTTGTCATTGTTTCTGTTGCTGGAGATGTGGATGAAGCAGCAAATTTGGTTGAAGAGACAATCGAATCAGCTTCTATTCGTAGGCTCTATAAAGAAGTTTACGGTGGCTTCTCGTTAGATTTACTTGAAGAAGATATACCTTTGTTAAAACAATTAAGTGTCATTTCTCGAGTGGATGACGTAGCGATTTACCAACCTAGCCTAGAAGGAAGTATCCCCTTTATTGGTGTTGGAAAAGGCTTAATGCGAAGCGATGGCACTACCGAAAAGGGTTTAACAGGGAAAGGTGTAAAAGTAGGCATAATTGATACGGGTCTTGATTATGAACATCCCGATCTTCGGGCCAATTATAAAGGGGGCTACGATATTATTGATGAAGACGATGATCCGATGGAAACGAAAGTGAAACAAGGGGAACCGACGTTACATGGGACACATGTGGCAGGTATTATCGCTGCAAATGGACGAATTAAAGGTGTAGCTCCAGAAGCAGAAATTTATGCTTATCGAGCACTCGGTCCAGGGGGGCAAGGGACAACTGAACAAGTGTTGGAAGCGATCGAAAAAGCAGTTACAGATCAGGTCGATGTTCTTAATCTATCGCTTGGAAACACGGTGAACGGTCCTGATTGGCCAACTAGTTTAGCGTTGGATCGGGCAGTTGACAAAGGGGTAGTCGCCGTTACATCAAGTGGAAACAGTGGTCCAAATATGTGGACGGTCGGGTCACCAGGAACTTCATCAAAAGCGATTTCAGTTGGTGCCTCTTTACCTCCAGTTGAAATTCCTTATATTACATTTCAACATAATAAAGAGAAAAAAATTGAACTAACCCCTCTTATTGGTTCAGTCCCGTGGAAACTCAAGCGGGAAATGGACATTATTGACGTAGGTCATGGATTAGTTACGGATTATAAAGATGTCAATGTAAAAGGCAAAATTGTGTTGGCTAAACGTGGTCGTTCCACATTCGCTGAAAAAATGAATATTGCCAATAAAGCAGGGGCGAAGGGTGTACTTATTTATAACAATTTAGACGGTTCTTTTGCGGGGGGGTTACTTGACCCGGTTGATATCGTTGGTGCAAGTATATCAAAAGAAGATGGAGAATGGCTGCTTGAACAGATGAAAAGCACAAAAAAAGCAGCACAAATTGCAACACAGTATGCACAAAAACAAGATTTGATTGCACCATTTAGCTCGCGTGGTCCCGTTACTGAGACGTGGGAAGTGAAACCTGATCTGGTTGCTCCAGGAGTAGCAATTCAGAGCACAGTACCAAAAGGGTATTTAGGCTTAAATGGCACAAGCATGGCAAGCCCCCATGTAGCTGGGGCAGCTGCGTTAGTGCTTGAAAAACATCCTGATTGGAGTCCGGAGCAAGTGAAAGCAGCGCTTATGAATTCATCGAAACAGCTTTCAAATGAGCAGGGAAGTCTTTACTTGCCGCATGAACAAGGGGCGGGGAGGCTTCAAGTTGATAAAGCGTTAGAGGCAAAATCACTCGTCTATCCTAGTTCATTAACGTTTGGCACTTGGGATAAAAAAGCGAGCCAGACAAAAAGAGAATTGCAAGTAACGGTTGAGAATACAGATGATAAAAAACAAACATTCCATATTGAACCCCCAATTGGTGAATTGGATGGAATTGAATGGGAAGCTCCTGAAGACGTTGTCGTAGAAGCGCATGGAAAAAAACAAATCACGCTTGTGGCAGAAATTAATCCTGGCCTCTTACAAAACGGACTTCATGCAGGAACTGTGTATGTTAAAAATGATACGGAAGAAATTCATATTCCTTACGTATTATTTATGGAAGAGCCAAATTACCCTCGTGTAATGGCGTTTCAGTTTGCGCATAGCGATCAAAAAAATGGATACTATTATGAGTATTATTTGCCTGCCGGTGCAGAAGAATCAGGAATTGTATTGTATGACCCTGATACATTTCAGTATGTTGAGTCACTGATCGAAAATGAACGGTCAGAACGAGGAATGGTTAGTGGCGAATTGCAAGATCTTAAAGTAAAACCAGGCCGATATAAAGCATTAATTTATGCAAGAAGCGAAGGTGCGGAAGATACAATTGAAACAATGATTGATATTGGAGAAGAATTTCTCCCACCTCCGAAATAA
- the upp gene encoding uracil phosphoribosyltransferase, whose translation MGKVYVLDHPLIQHKLSYIRDKNTGTKEFRELVDEVAALMAFEVTRDLPLEDAEVETPVGPAQVKKLAGKKLGLVPILRAGIGMSEGILQMIPAARVGHVGLYRDPETLKPHEYYVKLPNDVQERELLVIDPMLATGGSVVEAINSLKKRGAKSMRLICLVAAPEGVAYVQEEHPDVDIYLAALDEKLNEKGYIVPGLGDAGDRLFGTK comes from the coding sequence ATGGGAAAGGTATATGTATTAGATCATCCGTTGATTCAACATAAGCTCTCTTATATTCGTGATAAAAATACGGGTACAAAGGAATTTCGTGAGCTTGTTGATGAAGTTGCAGCATTAATGGCGTTTGAAGTGACAAGAGATTTGCCTCTTGAAGATGCGGAAGTAGAAACGCCTGTAGGTCCTGCGCAAGTGAAAAAACTAGCAGGGAAGAAGCTTGGGCTTGTTCCGATCTTGCGTGCTGGTATTGGGATGTCTGAAGGAATTCTACAAATGATTCCTGCCGCTCGAGTAGGACATGTTGGCTTATACCGTGATCCAGAGACATTAAAGCCTCACGAGTATTATGTAAAGCTTCCTAATGACGTTCAAGAACGTGAGTTATTAGTGATTGACCCAATGCTTGCTACTGGTGGATCGGTTGTTGAAGCGATCAACAGTCTGAAAAAGCGTGGGGCAAAAAGCATGCGCTTAATCTGTCTTGTAGCTGCACCGGAAGGGGTTGCGTATGTACAGGAAGAGCACCCGGACGTTGATATATACTTAGCTGCTCTTGATGAGAAATTAAACGAAAAAGGATATATAGTACCTGGTCTCGGTGATGCAGGCGACCGTCTATTTGGTACAAAATAA
- the glyA gene encoding serine hydroxymethyltransferase, producing the protein MDHLKKQDAKLFEAIELELGRQRDKIELIASENFVSEAVMEAQGSVLTNKYAEGYPGRRYYGGCEYVDIAEDIARDRAKEIFGAAYVNVQPHSGAQANMGVYFTILEQGDTVLGMNLSHGGHLTHGSPVNFSGVQYNFVEYGVREDDQLIDYDVVREIAKEHKPKLIVAGASAYPRAIDFKKFREIADEVGAFLMVDMAHIAGLVAAGVHQNPVPYAHFVTTTTHKTLRGPRGGMILCNEETAAEYGKKLDKSIFPGIQGGPLMHVIAAKAVSFGEVLSEDFTVYAKAIVSNAKRLGEKLQSEGVNIVSGGTDNHLILLDLRSLDLTGKVAEKALDSVGITTNKNTIPYDPQKPFVTSGIRIGTAAVTSRGLDGEAMDEIGSLIALTLKNIDNEEVLETVRKRVSDLTSKFPMYPNL; encoded by the coding sequence ATGGATCATTTAAAGAAGCAAGATGCGAAATTGTTTGAAGCGATAGAACTTGAATTAGGGCGTCAAAGAGACAAAATTGAGTTAATTGCTTCCGAGAACTTTGTGAGTGAAGCAGTGATGGAAGCGCAAGGGTCAGTACTAACGAATAAGTATGCGGAAGGTTACCCAGGGCGTCGTTACTATGGTGGATGTGAATACGTTGATATTGCCGAAGACATTGCCAGAGACCGAGCTAAAGAAATTTTTGGCGCGGCTTATGTAAATGTGCAACCACATTCAGGCGCACAAGCGAATATGGGTGTATATTTCACTATTCTGGAGCAGGGTGATACAGTCCTTGGAATGAATCTCTCTCATGGTGGTCATTTGACACACGGTAGCCCTGTTAACTTTAGTGGGGTTCAATATAACTTCGTTGAATACGGAGTTCGTGAAGACGACCAGCTTATTGATTATGATGTTGTTCGTGAAATTGCCAAAGAACATAAGCCAAAGCTAATTGTAGCTGGAGCGAGTGCATATCCTCGTGCGATCGATTTTAAAAAGTTCCGTGAGATTGCTGACGAAGTCGGTGCGTTCCTGATGGTTGATATGGCGCATATTGCTGGATTGGTTGCGGCTGGTGTTCATCAAAACCCAGTTCCTTACGCTCATTTTGTGACAACAACGACTCATAAAACATTACGCGGACCACGTGGTGGGATGATTTTATGCAACGAAGAAACAGCTGCAGAGTACGGGAAAAAGCTCGACAAATCGATTTTCCCAGGTATTCAAGGCGGCCCACTGATGCATGTCATTGCGGCTAAAGCTGTATCGTTTGGTGAGGTATTATCGGAAGACTTTACTGTATATGCGAAGGCGATTGTTTCCAATGCAAAACGTTTAGGTGAGAAACTTCAATCAGAAGGAGTAAACATCGTTTCTGGTGGAACAGATAACCATTTAATTTTGCTTGACCTTCGTTCGCTTGACTTAACTGGAAAAGTTGCTGAGAAAGCTCTTGATTCAGTTGGGATTACAACAAATAAAAATACGATCCCTTACGATCCACAAAAACCATTTGTAACAAGTGGGATTCGTATCGGTACAGCGGCAGTAACGTCGCGGGGATTAGACGGGGAAGCAATGGATGAGATTGGTAGCTTGATTGCTTTAACGTTAAAAAATATTGATAATGAAGAAGTACTAGAAACAGTGCGCAAGCGTGTTTCAGACCTAACAAGTAAGTTCCCGATGTATCCAAACCTATAA
- a CDS encoding TIGR01440 family protein has product MMELRMALTSLLDELRAQVPELTNKHFIVGASTSEVTGGKIGKQGSVEIAQELYAALSQFKKDTGVHLVFQCCEHLNRAIVIERCLAEEKGLPEVAAIPVREAGGAMAAYAFKQMNDPVLVERISCDLGIDIGDTFIGMHLKEVVIPIRLSKKELGQAHVTFASTRPKRIGGERAVYKISE; this is encoded by the coding sequence ATGATGGAACTTCGAATGGCTCTTACTAGCTTGCTTGATGAATTACGCGCTCAAGTACCAGAATTAACGAATAAGCACTTTATTGTTGGGGCGTCCACAAGTGAAGTGACCGGCGGGAAAATTGGAAAACAAGGCTCAGTTGAAATTGCACAAGAGTTGTATGCTGCCTTATCTCAATTCAAGAAAGATACAGGCGTCCACCTTGTATTTCAATGCTGTGAGCATTTGAACAGAGCAATTGTAATTGAACGATGCTTAGCAGAGGAGAAGGGTTTACCTGAAGTGGCTGCTATTCCTGTACGCGAAGCAGGTGGGGCTATGGCCGCCTATGCATTTAAGCAGATGAACGATCCGGTTTTAGTAGAACGCATTTCTTGTGATTTGGGTATCGATATCGGGGATACATTTATCGGTATGCATTTAAAAGAAGTCGTTATTCCAATACGGTTATCAAAGAAGGAACTTGGACAAGCGCATGTCACGTTTGCTTCAACAAGACCCAAACGTATAGGTGGAGAGCGGGCAGTGTACAAAATAAGTGAATAA
- the rpiB gene encoding ribose 5-phosphate isomerase B, whose translation MKIAIASDHGGTNLRAEIIGLLKELTLSYEDFGCECDSSVDYPDYALPLAKRVAKGEFDRGILICGTGIGMSIAANKVKGVRCALVHDVFSAKATRQHNDTNVLAMGERVIGPGLAIEIVRTWLDEEFEGGRHAGRIGKISAYEDQEA comes from the coding sequence ATGAAGATCGCAATTGCTTCAGACCATGGTGGAACAAATCTAAGAGCGGAAATCATTGGACTCTTAAAAGAATTAACGTTGTCTTACGAAGATTTTGGCTGTGAGTGTGATAGCTCTGTAGATTATCCAGATTATGCGTTACCTCTTGCCAAGAGAGTAGCTAAGGGTGAGTTTGATCGAGGTATTTTAATATGTGGGACAGGCATTGGCATGTCTATTGCAGCAAATAAAGTGAAAGGTGTCAGGTGTGCGCTTGTTCACGACGTTTTTAGTGCTAAAGCGACTCGCCAGCATAATGATACGAATGTACTTGCAATGGGAGAACGGGTTATTGGACCTGGTTTAGCAATAGAAATTGTGCGTACGTGGTTAGACGAAGAATTTGAAGGTGGCCGACACGCAGGTCGAATTGGCAAAATTTCTGCATATGAAGACCAGGAAGCATGA
- a CDS encoding methyl-accepting chemotaxis protein, which produces MEADRNVQKSFKFSIRKKMVLGVSGVAAITFACSAIILYFWGEFLASTLDIDMQWIMLGVLLLGVVWSAVLGYFLSHFITKPLGELERAAAEVAAGIVDTEVKLSNSDDELRSLGLAYNHMLRNIKNMVQDIETNFAQTDLRVQSLSDATMRSSSQAEQIGVTMGEIATGAEESARAIQETVISLEETTEMANRMKESAKQSSDHSLEMVQSLETSRTITSTLVDGIRDLANKQEHSLQSVHRLEKQAHEVETITAFVGTIAKQTNLLALNASIEASRAGEQGRGFAVVASEVRKLADESTQAVASISDLIGSIQQEVKNVVSDIEEQVRVARIQTEKGTETTEAITSMEKSIQTVSEMIKLISDLSDKQQRAIEASSLKTEEVAAIAEETSAGAEEVTAMTEEQSQALEEVEKLSADLANQAKQLKTTIEKFTIESNG; this is translated from the coding sequence GTGGAGGCAGATCGTAACGTCCAAAAAAGCTTCAAGTTCAGTATTCGTAAGAAAATGGTTTTAGGAGTGAGTGGTGTCGCTGCAATTACATTTGCGTGCAGTGCAATCATTTTGTATTTTTGGGGGGAATTTCTTGCTTCCACATTAGACATCGATATGCAATGGATTATGTTAGGTGTATTGCTCCTCGGGGTTGTATGGAGTGCAGTCTTAGGTTACTTTCTATCGCATTTTATTACAAAACCTTTGGGTGAGTTAGAGAGAGCAGCTGCTGAAGTTGCTGCTGGTATTGTTGATACAGAAGTGAAGCTATCGAATTCAGATGATGAATTACGGTCATTGGGTCTTGCTTATAATCATATGCTCCGTAATATAAAAAATATGGTCCAAGATATCGAAACAAATTTTGCCCAAACAGATTTACGTGTGCAAAGTCTAAGTGATGCAACAATGCGTTCATCAAGCCAAGCAGAGCAAATTGGGGTAACAATGGGAGAAATCGCGACTGGAGCTGAAGAGTCAGCAAGGGCGATTCAAGAAACCGTGATTTCATTAGAAGAAACAACTGAAATGGCAAACCGAATGAAAGAAAGTGCAAAGCAATCAAGTGACCACTCTTTAGAGATGGTCCAATCCCTGGAGACGAGTCGAACAATTACGTCAACGCTTGTTGATGGTATTCGAGATCTTGCGAATAAGCAAGAACATTCACTACAATCTGTTCATCGTCTTGAGAAGCAAGCACATGAAGTTGAAACAATAACTGCTTTTGTAGGGACAATTGCAAAACAAACGAACTTACTTGCGCTTAATGCGTCAATTGAAGCGTCTAGAGCTGGTGAGCAAGGGCGAGGTTTTGCAGTTGTGGCGAGTGAAGTCCGTAAACTTGCTGATGAAAGTACTCAAGCGGTCGCCTCAATTTCAGATTTAATTGGTTCGATTCAACAAGAAGTAAAAAACGTTGTCTCTGATATAGAAGAACAGGTTCGTGTTGCTCGAATCCAGACGGAAAAAGGTACTGAAACAACTGAAGCGATTACTAGTATGGAGAAGTCAATTCAGACGGTTTCGGAAATGATAAAGTTAATTTCAGATTTATCGGACAAGCAGCAGCGAGCAATTGAAGCTAGTTCGTTAAAAACGGAAGAGGTAGCGGCAATTGCAGAAGAAACGTCTGCTGGTGCTGAAGAAGTAACGGCAATGACAGAAGAACAATCGCAGGCGCTGGAAGAAGTCGAAAAGTTATCTGCGGATTTAGCAAATCAAGCCAAGCAATTGAAGACAACGATTGAAAAGTTTACAATAGAGTCAAACGGATAA
- a CDS encoding low molecular weight protein arginine phosphatase — protein MRKKRVLFICTGNTCRSPLAEAFLNHLAGDRFEARSAGVFAENGAPLSSGSARVLEQEGLTTDHSSQQVSDELMEWADVVIAMSNSHKFNLQSRYNKADILTLKEIAGMGTGDVADPFGGSDDVYRLTAKEIKEALTRLINQNET, from the coding sequence ATGAGAAAAAAGCGTGTGTTATTTATTTGTACGGGAAATACATGCCGCTCGCCATTGGCGGAAGCATTTCTAAATCATTTAGCTGGTGATAGGTTTGAAGCACGGTCCGCGGGAGTTTTTGCAGAAAATGGTGCTCCACTATCAAGTGGGTCAGCACGTGTTCTTGAGCAAGAGGGTCTGACTACAGATCATTCTTCGCAACAAGTGTCAGATGAATTAATGGAATGGGCTGATGTGGTTATTGCTATGTCGAATAGCCATAAGTTTAATTTGCAAAGTCGTTACAATAAAGCCGACATATTGACGCTTAAGGAAATAGCGGGAATGGGAACTGGTGATGTTGCTGATCCTTTCGGAGGTTCAGATGATGTGTATAGGTTAACAGCAAAAGAAATAAAAGAAGCATTAACTCGATTAATTAATCAAAACGAAACGTAA
- a CDS encoding manganese efflux pump MntP, producing the protein MHEFVTICIMAAALGMDAFSVTLGMGMMGLSRKQVFRIGVTIGAFHVFMPLLGIVTGKWLSNQFDVIATYIGGGLLLIIGLQMILASFSKHEEGKLKPVGWGLFLFAIGVSLDSFSAGLSFGILGTSVIFTIAAIGVISMIMSWIGLIIGSKFHSYIGAYGELLGGLVLLGFGLKIMLPI; encoded by the coding sequence ATGCATGAGTTTGTGACGATATGTATAATGGCGGCAGCTTTAGGGATGGATGCCTTTTCTGTAACGCTTGGAATGGGAATGATGGGATTATCCCGTAAGCAGGTTTTTCGGATTGGCGTCACGATAGGAGCGTTTCACGTATTCATGCCACTCTTAGGCATCGTAACAGGGAAGTGGCTATCCAATCAATTTGATGTAATTGCTACATATATAGGTGGAGGTTTGTTATTAATCATTGGACTTCAAATGATCCTTGCTTCGTTTTCAAAACATGAGGAAGGTAAACTAAAACCGGTTGGTTGGGGCCTTTTCTTATTTGCAATTGGGGTAAGTTTAGATAGCTTTTCGGCTGGATTGTCTTTTGGTATTCTTGGTACTTCGGTCATTTTTACAATTGCTGCCATTGGAGTCATCAGTATGATCATGTCTTGGATCGGCCTCATTATCGGCTCTAAGTTTCATAGCTATATTGGTGCGTATGGCGAATTACTAGGGGGACTTGTTCTCCTAGGATTTGGTTTAAAGATCATGCTTCCGATTTAA